GTCTTCGCCCGCTCATGCCGGTCGGAGAGCATCTCGAACACCGCAAGGCTGGTCTGGAAGTGCTCCTCCGCCGCGCTGGCGTTCGGCTCGCTGACGGCCTTCACTTGCCCGAGCACGCGATGCGCCACACCGATGAACGCCGGCACGCCCAGCTGTTCCGCCGCCTGGAGCGCTTCCGCCGCCCGCTCCGCCGCCGCGGCGACCTCGCCGGCAGCAAGGTCGCGCTGCGCCATGACCCGCCGGATCTCGGGCACGAGCCATGTTGCGCCGACGGTCTGCGCCGCAACATCCGCCTCCGCGAGCCGCACCGCCGCCGCCGCATGCCGGCCGAGGTGCGTTTCGATGAGCGCCAGGTTCGTCAGCGCGATCGCCCGGCCGTAGTGGTCGGCGATCGCTTCCTTGATCAACAGGCTGTCGCTGTAACGCGCCAGCGCCGCTTCGTCGTCGCCGGCGTGGTAGTGGACGACGCCGAGGTTGTTGAGGACCGTCGCCTCGCCGAGCCGATCGCCCAACTGCCGCTTGAGGGCCAGACTGCGCGTCAGGTTGTCCAGCGCGAGCGCGTACGCATCCCCGTGCAGATGGGCCATGCCGACCGTGTTCCGCAGCCACGCCTCGGCCTGCAAGCGCTCCCCGTCCGTCAACGCATTGCTCACGGCAAGCACCGTCAACGCGTCCTTGCCGAGCGACAGCGCCTCGCTCACCCGACCGAGACGGACGTACACCGTCGCCAGGCCGTCAGCGGTGCGCAGCGCAGCCAGCGTGGCCGGATGGCTGCGCAAGTGGTCGCGGGCGCGGAGGTAGGCGGCGATCGCGGCGTCGAACTCGCCGCGGCGCTCGTACGCGCGGCCGATGCAGCGTTCGAGCTCGGCCCGGGCGCCATCATCCGGCGCGTGTTGAAGGGCCTCGGTGTAGGTGAGCACGGCCTCGCGCGCGCGGCCGAGGGCGACGAACGCGTGGCCCGCGCCCGACAGCGCCGCGTACTGCTCGGGCGCGGTCGCCGCCAGCTGGCGTGCCGAACGGAAGTGCTGCAGAGCGTTCTCGGCAGCGTACACGGCCAGCGCCGCGTCGCCCGCGCGCAGCGACCACGCGCAGGCGCGGTCGCGGACGCCCCCGCGCAGATAGTGATAGGCAATTCGGTCGGGCTCGGCCGTCGTGGCGGTCTCGAGCTGTCCGGCCACCTGGCGGTGCAAGTATTGGCGCCGCGCCGACGACAGACGGCCGTAGATCCGGTCGCGCACGAGCGCATGCGCGAAATCGTAGTGGGCCGTCAACCCATCGTTGTCCGCCTCGCGCCAGAGGCCGGCCACGAGAAGCCCGTCGAGCCCGTCGAGCGCAGCGGGCGCCGGGAGGCCGCTGATGCGCTGCACGACGTCGAACTCGATGTCGCGGCGCAGGACGGACGCGGCGTCGGCCAACGTGCGCGCGTCGTCGGACAATCGATCGAGGCGGGCATCGACGATCTGGCCGACGCTGACCGGCACGGGCAGCTCGGAATAGCCGCCCTCGGCCGTGCCGGCCGTCGTCGTCCAACCCTGCCCGTCCGGCTCGACGCTCAACGTGCCCTGCTCGAACAGGGCGCGCAGCGTTTCGACGACGAAGAACGGGTTGCCGCCCGTACGCTGCACGAGCTGAGCGCCGAACTCGGTCGGTGGCACGTCGGCGCCGGAAAGCGCTTGAACGAGCGAGGCCGTCTCGGCGGTGGAAAGCGGGCAGAGCTCGTGCCTCGTGCCCGCCTGCTCGATCGCGCGGTGCAGCGCGCGCCGGTCCGCAGCGACGTCGGCGTCGCGCGCGGTCACGACGAGCAAGCAGCGCGTCGTGGCCACGGCGCGGGCAAGCGAAGCCAGCAACGACAGGGACGACTCGTCGGCCCAGTGGACATCCTCGATCACGAACAAGACCGGGGCATCCTCCGCGGCAGCCGCGACGACGGCGCACACCGCCTCGAACAAGCGGTCCCGGTCACGCAACCCGTCGAGCGGGGCGTTGCGCCCGTCCTCGACTGCGCTCTCGATCTCGGGCAACAGGCGTGCGATCTCGCGCAGCCAGACGTGCTGCACGGGCAACGCCATGAGCTCGTCGGGCGCGAGTCCGTCGCGCAGCGCCTGGACGAGCGGGGCATACGGTGCCTGGGCCGTCGCCTCGTGGCACCGACCGTACCACACGCGATCGTGCGCCGCCACGGCATCGGCCAGGTCGGCCACGAGCCGTGACTTGCCGATGCCGGCCTCCCCCGTGAGCACGACGACCCCGCCGCGGCCCTCGACGGCAGCCGACCAGGCCGCGCTCAGCGAACGGCGTTCGATCTCGCGGCCGACAAGCGGGCCCATGTGCTCCGCCAGCGGTCGCGGCAGGCCGCCCGGGACGCGCGCCTGCCGCGCACGATCCGCGGCGGCACGGGCCACGGCCGCCGGTGGGGCGACCTGCGACTCGCCAAGCGGGGCGTCGGACTTGATCGCCTCGAACAGCCGCATCGTGCTCTCGAGGGGCCGAATGCCAAGCTCGGTGTCGAGCAGCGCCTCACAGAGTTTGAACTGGGCCAGCGCCGCGGCCCGCTGGCCGCTGCGCGCCAGGTAGAGCATCAGCGCTTGGTGGACTTCCTCTCGCAGCGGGTCGACGGCCAGAACGCGCCGCGCGAACGCCGCGGCGCGATCGAATCGCTCGACCGCCGCGTTG
Above is a window of Candidatus Avedoeria danica DNA encoding:
- a CDS encoding AAA family ATPase, which codes for MPDVQARLLGAPVFEVDGRLLPLGSGRVPALLGYLVATRQMHARERLSGLFWPDVPERNALASLRTALYDVRRALGDASDVLFVERTRVGLRPERIVQLDLATLEVGAADGDGFDEAAAEAAVAAYNGTFLEGVAVPDAPEFDDWLVVERERYLNLYVRAAWRLGRHNAAVERFDRAAAFARRVLAVDPLREEVHQALMLYLARSGQRAAALAQFKLCEALLDTELGIRPLESTMRLFEAIKSDAPLGESQVAPPAAVARAAADRARQARVPGGLPRPLAEHMGPLVGREIERRSLSAAWSAAVEGRGGVVVLTGEAGIGKSRLVADLADAVAAHDRVWYGRCHEATAQAPYAPLVQALRDGLAPDELMALPVQHVWLREIARLLPEIESAVEDGRNAPLDGLRDRDRLFEAVCAVVAAAAEDAPVLFVIEDVHWADESSLSLLASLARAVATTRCLLVVTARDADVAADRRALHRAIEQAGTRHELCPLSTAETASLVQALSGADVPPTEFGAQLVQRTGGNPFFVVETLRALFEQGTLSVEPDGQGWTTTAGTAEGGYSELPVPVSVGQIVDARLDRLSDDARTLADAASVLRRDIEFDVVQRISGLPAPAALDGLDGLLVAGLWREADNDGLTAHYDFAHALVRDRIYGRLSSARRQYLHRQVAGQLETATTAEPDRIAYHYLRGGVRDRACAWSLRAGDAALAVYAAENALQHFRSARQLAATAPEQYAALSGAGHAFVALGRAREAVLTYTEALQHAPDDGARAELERCIGRAYERRGEFDAAIAAYLRARDHLRSHPATLAALRTADGLATVYVRLGRVSEALSLGKDALTVLAVSNALTDGERLQAEAWLRNTVGMAHLHGDAYALALDNLTRSLALKRQLGDRLGEATVLNNLGVVHYHAGDDEAALARYSDSLLIKEAIADHYGRAIALTNLALIETHLGRHAAAAVRLAEADVAAQTVGATWLVPEIRRVMAQRDLAAGEVAAAAERAAEALQAAEQLGVPAFIGVAHRVLGQVKAVSEPNASAAEEHFQTSLAVFEMLSDRHERAKTEAAFGAALLHMGRGADAVDHLQSALETFNRAGAHGRAAQVTRLLEARA